The DNA segment tctgtcttttcttcttaattCCAGTTGCTCTGTATTCTTCTCTTTGCTTCAAATATTCTGTTTTGCATTCTTCATAGAACAATGGATCAGAATAgctacaagacagacaaataCATAATACTGTTTTTCATCTTGGAATATGGAACAGATATTGCATCAATAACACTCATAACTGATCCTCCTTTCACACCCAAAGAAAATTTGCCTGCCTTCGataataaaatacctttttttatgAAGTACATAAGTGTTACAAAGTTATCTTGTAAACTCTAAATACTGAGTTGGTTTGCCTTCTTGTGATACTGCTCTCTCTTGAGGCACAGTCCTTTTCAAGCCTCTACAGTGAAGCCATGAAGAGGAAAggtagaaaaagggaaagacatTTGGTATTTCAGTTCAGCTAAATAATTTGTTGTTATTTGCTATTAGTTTCACGTTTTTTTATGCACCCAAGCAACTACTGGGAACAGGTTCAAGTGTGTGTCTCAAACAATAAACATGTAGGTCCTTGATCATTAAATTGAATTCATTTGGCTCATAACTTTAATTATTCAAGcactaaacttttttttttcagtagaattttgtttgtgtgttgttttgttttgatttttaaaaaaggcaaaggtaCAAATAAAACTAACTCCAGCAAGTTCTCACTGCAGTTAGGCCTGAACTTTTGCCTGGCTGCACATTCTCAATACTTGAGAATAACTGTGACTAGTTCAAAGGCATTTAATCTTAATCTCTGGTTTAACAGGGCAGGACACACATTGcaccaaaaaagcaaaccagcCGAGTCAAACTCAAAAAATCCCCAACCCTCACCCTGTGAAATTCAAGAATCTAACACTTCAGCCTGATGGCACTGGGGATAAATTAGGACTTCCAAAAGAGACGTTTCAAATCCACCATGGCATCAAGTTGACCTCTCTAATATCGAACAGTTTCCCATTGCTGCTGCTATTGCTGTTCACAACAGCAGGACACTTTCAGGACAAAgactaaatcttaaaaaacagTTCAAGcagcaaaatcaaaacaaacttATCCTGTCTCACTAACAGGGTATGAAGGTGCTTCTACTgctcacccccacccccccatatGTCATTCAGCATAGTGAATACAAAGCTATGTGTTGTCTGGGCTGAAAATCTAGATCTGTCACCATTTAAATCAAGAATGGAGTCTTTATAGTCATAGGACAGCTttattaaggaaataaaatcttGTCAGGTAGGGCCCTGACCaacatgttttttaataaagcgAAGATACAATGTTCAGAAAGTACGTCAAAGTCACTAACCTTGCATAAGCCTTTTGAGAAGACTTAAGATTTCTACTTATTTCTAGATTAGTATAGGccatgcaacaaaaaaaaaaccaacaaaaacttGTGAGGGACTTACTAGCCAACTAGACAGTCTTTCAGTGCTGTGTTCTCTTGCCGACACTTCACCACCATAAGAAGACCAGTTTCTTGACAGCATTTAGtaaatgctgggaaaaaaagaagaaaaaaacacaaactaAATTAAAGTTAGAAAAATGACCATTGGTAAAAATATTATCCTATGTCTATACTATACCATTTAAGAAAACGTCACAGACCAGATctgatttattattaatataacCATAGTTGGCCTGGAGTCTCACATTGTTTGTAAGGTCTCTGTCACTTGTTTAGCAACAAGATTTTAATTGGGATTCTCCCCTCATATCACGTAACATGTTCACACACATACTGCTGTTGCTAATACCAACAAATTTCTGAAGTTATTCTTGCAGCAAATCCATGATTCTCGTGCCTGCTTTTCATACCGACTACAGGGTtatcacagcaaaacaaaaggaagcatGAAAAATGAGGTAAGCCAGGGTTGTTAGCATTTCCTCTACAatgaaagcttttgaaattatGGAAGCACGTTTGTATCTACAAATGAAGAGGGCAGTAATGTTGACAGCAACAACTTTCTCAAAGAAATCGACTGGCATTTCACCTCCTGTGAAGATTCCCTTGGGACAGGAGGTAAGAAACTGTGCGGTCATGGTTCTTTCCTGGCATTTCCAAAAATGTCTCCTGGGAGTGCAAGGAGAAAGCCAGCAGCTTATCTATCAGCTGGGAGTGCCAGGTTGTACTCCACAGCACTATACTGCTCCAAGAAGGACTTCTATCTTCTCTGTATCTTCTCTGTGTTGTGTAGTGGCCTGTAGCTGTTCTTCAATACAGAGTTTCTTCAAAGTCCAAATGGCTAGTAAAGAGCATTGcccacaaaaatattaatgatcATCTACCTTTCTGGGATCATGACCTCTGGCAGAACAAGGGAATATaaaagggggaagagacaatGATCTGTCTCTTCCCAATCTATTTGCTCAATGAAGTAAAAAGTACCCGGTCAGTCCTGAGACTTAAAAACAAGTCAGTGAGATGCTAGATACTGAAACAGAACAGCAAAGTCATGGTTAAGGGTGTGGGTTTTATCTGGGAGTAACTAAAATTATGCCTCGTTGTTACCACCACCCTGTACAGACGTTTCACTAAATAGTAACTCTAGATGAGAATTAGCT comes from the Haliaeetus albicilla chromosome 2, bHalAlb1.1, whole genome shotgun sequence genome and includes:
- the CMC1 gene encoding COX assembly mitochondrial protein homolog, translating into MEPPSGAAESSKLRHVEKDVLIPQIMRDRAKELCSDKVQAFTKCCQETGLLMVVKCRQENTALKDCLVGYYSDPLFYEECKTEYLKQREEYRATGIKKKRQKLTSNV